AAACGGTTTTAAATCATCTGAAATTGTTGATGGAAATTCAAATAATTTTTTCCAGATGAAGTCGTCTTTTCTTTGCTGAATTAAAAACTGTCCGTTTCGGTGAACGAAATAATATAGTAATTGTAAATCCTGTGCTTTTACTTTCTTGGTTTTAACAGGAAATTCCGATATTTTATTTAATGAAAAAGCCAAGCAATCATCATTTACAGGACATTCTCCACACAAAGGATTTTTGGGTTTGCAGATTTCCGAACCTAAATCCATCATTGCCTGATTAAAATCACCCACATTTTCAGGTATAATCAAAGCTGATAATTCTGAAAAATAATTGAAAGCTCTCGAATTAGAAATATCAAAATCATCGGCAAAAATTCTACTTAAAACTCGGTAAAAATTTCCATCAACTGCAGGCATTTTCCCACCAAAACAAATACTGGAAACAGCTGCAGCAGTATATTTTCCAATTCCTTTTAGTTTTAAAATTTCTTCATAATCGGAAGGAAAAATTCCGTTGTAATCGTGAATAATTTGTTGTGACGCTTTATGAATATTGATGGCACGAGAATAATATCCCAAACCTTTCCAATATAATAAAACCTCATCTACAGGAGATTCTGCCAAAGTTTTCACGTCGGGAAATCTTTCGATAAAATTATTGTAATGATTTAAACCCTGAGCAATTCTGGTTTGCTGAAAAACAATCTCACAAATCCAGATTTTATAAGGA
Above is a genomic segment from Chryseobacterium mulctrae containing:
- the mutY gene encoding A/G-specific adenine glycosylase, which codes for MEKNKKNSDFLHIGNKLLKWYDKNARDLPFRKTKDPYKIWICEIVFQQTRIAQGLNHYNNFIERFPDVKTLAESPVDEVLLYWKGLGYYSRAINIHKASQQIIHDYNGIFPSDYEEILKLKGIGKYTAAAVSSICFGGKMPAVDGNFYRVLSRIFADDFDISNSRAFNYFSELSALIIPENVGDFNQAMMDLGSEICKPKNPLCGECPVNDDCLAFSLNKISEFPVKTKKVKAQDLQLLYYFVHRNGQFLIQQRKDDFIWKKLFEFPSTISDDLKPFIKSVKTINHKLTHKNLSIEIFNVEVDSETAWESFIAENNYIVTDVEGSHERSFPKPLENYIQHYDVAYKIL